A genomic stretch from Oleomonas cavernae includes:
- a CDS encoding acyl carrier protein, producing MNREDIRRIVIETIASTFDIETGDIADTTIADEVDGWDSLSHTVLMIRIGKRLGGSVPESVAAQAANVGEMIAMLGDHFAEN from the coding sequence ATGAACCGCGAGGACATCAGGCGCATCGTGATCGAGACGATCGCCAGCACCTTCGATATCGAGACGGGCGATATCGCCGACACGACCATTGCCGACGAGGTGGACGGCTGGGATTCGCTGTCGCACACGGTTTTGATGATCCGCATCGGTAAGCGGCTGGGCGGCAGCGTGCCGGAATCGGTGGCGGCCCAGGCGGCCAATGTCGGTGAAATGATCGCCATGCTGGGCGATCATTTCGCGGAGAACTGA
- a CDS encoding rhamnosyltransferase WsaF family glycosyltransferase → MIEAQPADDIPEVPSKQFIAELRRQIDPTWYIDYYGVLADDKLSPLDVAVNHYLTLGAAFSFSPSRAFDEVGYRQFNPDVDKEIEAGRVFSGFEHFSNFGKKEGRRPAPVREVSRWRAAHPMYSDMARAVRAFFDPKWYVKTYPDVAAMLEQGTIPTPFMHYLTDGIAQDCSPNSWFDEAWYLIRYADIGEAKKRGTVPSGFFHYLSSGRAEGRFGKADTLREIEEKYPGLTRPVGVERLHDFEAKIAPINVAVSRQGDLRLNVLLPTLDKNIMFGGYIALLNFLVAMRERGWPIRILILEDARLSIDLSRLQFAKDKRISDLLTNAEFVNLTGSSRVLDVTPGDRFLAYSMWMAHHAHRLAEHTGRRFAFFIQEYEPIFHAYDSWRALGASAYLKPHFAIFNSSLLRSFFKTRRYGVYADAADHGDASSIAFEHTLSVSGTPSLAELDHDGEKRLLFYARPEAHAARNLFEIGIIALRRAIEAGTFGQEWRFDGVGTLGLDTEIDLGSGRAMHVRPKLELGDYCAALRRYDLGLSLMYAPHPSVVPFEMAASGMVVVTNTFDNRDKDTLVAISPNIVPSALSIEDLTSALKVAQRQTADLPARIAGSNGNWVNDWKNSFSEAFLDSVERELR, encoded by the coding sequence GTGATCGAGGCCCAGCCTGCCGATGATATCCCAGAGGTGCCGTCGAAGCAGTTCATCGCCGAGCTGCGGCGGCAGATCGACCCGACCTGGTACATCGACTACTACGGCGTTCTGGCCGACGACAAGTTGTCGCCGCTCGATGTCGCGGTCAATCACTACCTGACCTTGGGGGCCGCCTTCTCGTTCTCGCCGTCGCGGGCCTTCGACGAGGTCGGCTACCGCCAGTTCAACCCCGATGTCGACAAGGAGATCGAGGCCGGCCGGGTGTTTTCCGGCTTCGAGCACTTCAGCAACTTCGGCAAGAAGGAAGGCCGCCGGCCGGCCCCGGTCAGGGAGGTCAGCCGCTGGCGCGCCGCCCATCCGATGTATTCGGACATGGCCCGGGCGGTGCGCGCCTTCTTCGATCCCAAGTGGTACGTGAAGACCTACCCCGACGTCGCCGCGATGCTGGAGCAGGGGACCATCCCCACGCCCTTCATGCACTACCTGACCGACGGCATCGCCCAGGACTGTTCGCCCAATTCCTGGTTCGACGAGGCCTGGTATCTGATTCGTTACGCCGATATCGGCGAAGCCAAGAAGCGCGGCACCGTGCCCTCCGGCTTCTTCCACTACCTGTCGAGCGGCCGGGCCGAGGGGCGCTTCGGCAAGGCCGACACGCTGCGCGAGATCGAGGAGAAATATCCCGGCCTGACCCGCCCCGTGGGCGTCGAGCGGCTGCATGATTTCGAGGCGAAGATCGCGCCGATCAACGTGGCGGTCTCGCGCCAGGGCGATCTGCGCCTCAACGTGCTGTTGCCCACGCTGGACAAGAACATCATGTTCGGCGGCTATATCGCGCTCTTGAACTTCCTGGTGGCGATGCGCGAGCGCGGCTGGCCGATCCGTATCCTGATCCTCGAGGACGCGCGCCTCAGCATCGATCTGTCGCGCCTGCAGTTCGCCAAGGACAAGCGCATTTCGGACCTGCTCACCAATGCCGAGTTCGTCAACCTGACGGGCTCCAGCCGCGTCCTCGACGTGACGCCGGGCGACCGCTTCCTGGCCTATTCCATGTGGATGGCCCACCATGCCCACCGCCTGGCGGAGCATACCGGGCGGCGCTTCGCCTTCTTCATCCAGGAATACGAGCCGATCTTCCACGCCTACGACAGTTGGCGGGCCCTGGGCGCGTCGGCCTATCTCAAGCCGCATTTCGCCATCTTCAATTCGAGCCTGCTGCGCTCGTTCTTCAAGACCCGCCGCTACGGCGTCTATGCCGACGCGGCGGATCACGGCGATGCCTCGTCCATCGCCTTCGAGCACACGCTGTCGGTCAGCGGCACGCCCAGCCTGGCCGAGCTCGACCATGACGGCGAGAAACGCCTGCTGTTCTACGCCCGGCCCGAGGCCCACGCCGCCCGCAACCTGTTCGAGATCGGCATCATCGCCCTGCGCCGGGCGATCGAGGCCGGCACCTTCGGCCAGGAATGGCGCTTCGACGGCGTCGGCACCCTGGGGCTCGATACCGAAATCGACTTGGGCAGCGGGCGGGCCATGCATGTTCGGCCCAAGCTGGAACTGGGCGACTACTGCGCCGCCCTGCGCCGCTACGACCTGGGGCTCAGCCTGATGTACGCGCCGCACCCCAGCGTCGTGCCGTTCGAAATGGCGGCCTCGGGCATGGTGGTGGTGACCAACACCTTCGACAACCGGGACAAGGACACGCTGGTGGCGATCTCGCCCAACATCGTGCCCAGCGCCCTGTCGATCGAGGACCTGACCTCGGCCCTGAAGGTCGCGCAGCGGCAGACCGCCGATCTGCCGGCCCGCATCGCGGGCTCGAACGGCAATTGGGTCAACGACTGGAAGAACAGCTTTTCGGAAGCGTTTCTCGACAGCGTCGAGAGGGAACTGCGGTAA
- a CDS encoding tetratricopeptide repeat protein: protein MNGHSPFARLAARLSPQARADIVYPLQSLIDGKSERETCQRTDSHWSEWGAYLAYRALIARIRRYVPNTGLVEPAAIEWRMRHSFGAMGVVMTPERSEQIAVAKLLKPRSRYVRIIQTEVRDACTVAEVDDPSLPTAVMFRDSYATAMAPFLAESFRRIWLVSSPNAVLYDLVEREKPDVVIFERAERALGWPPSEPDYNDFRSIYGDLMLDRDAAAAQKRSRSLLRERKVNEALAASEEALATPPRDAMAYSRALIHRARLLEMLGQLPTAFECLRHAATLEPGAALPLAAAARLRLHQGRNEDAAVLARRAAAAEPSVPDYHDLVATCLERAGDKEGAAAALEAELAIDGMRVSARLHLCRIRRGQGDMAEARRHAQAAVDIEPNNQINLATLANILVAQSDWAAGREVLQKAVDLYPGVDLFRRFLTLCEARLAEARRAAAAVPPPAQGPAQALRATEKKTKSKGRRK, encoded by the coding sequence ATGAACGGCCACTCGCCCTTCGCGCGCCTCGCCGCCCGGCTGAGCCCGCAGGCCCGCGCCGACATCGTCTACCCGCTGCAAAGCCTGATCGACGGCAAGAGCGAGCGCGAGACCTGCCAGCGCACCGACAGCCATTGGAGCGAATGGGGCGCCTACCTCGCCTATCGCGCGCTGATCGCCCGGATTCGCCGCTATGTGCCCAATACCGGCCTGGTCGAGCCGGCGGCGATCGAATGGCGCATGCGCCACAGCTTTGGCGCGATGGGGGTGGTCATGACCCCCGAGCGGTCGGAGCAGATCGCCGTCGCCAAGCTGCTCAAGCCCCGGTCGCGCTATGTCCGCATCATCCAGACCGAGGTGCGCGACGCCTGCACCGTCGCCGAGGTGGACGACCCCAGCCTGCCCACCGCGGTCATGTTCCGCGATTCCTACGCCACGGCCATGGCCCCCTTCCTGGCCGAATCGTTCCGGCGCATCTGGCTGGTTTCCAGCCCCAATGCCGTGCTCTACGACCTGGTCGAGCGCGAAAAGCCCGATGTCGTGATCTTCGAGCGGGCGGAGCGCGCCCTGGGCTGGCCGCCGTCCGAGCCGGACTACAACGACTTCCGCTCGATCTACGGCGACCTGATGCTGGACCGGGACGCGGCGGCGGCCCAGAAGCGCAGCCGTTCGCTCCTGCGTGAGCGCAAGGTGAACGAGGCCCTGGCCGCCTCGGAGGAGGCCCTGGCGACGCCGCCGCGCGACGCCATGGCCTATTCCCGCGCCCTGATCCATCGCGCCCGGCTGTTGGAGATGCTGGGGCAATTGCCGACCGCCTTCGAATGCCTGCGCCACGCCGCAACCCTGGAACCCGGTGCCGCCCTGCCCCTGGCGGCGGCGGCGCGCCTGCGCCTGCACCAGGGCCGCAACGAAGACGCCGCGGTGCTGGCCAGGCGGGCCGCCGCTGCCGAACCCTCGGTGCCCGACTATCACGACCTGGTGGCCACCTGCCTCGAGCGCGCCGGCGACAAGGAAGGCGCCGCGGCGGCCCTGGAGGCCGAACTGGCGATCGACGGCATGCGCGTTTCGGCGCGCCTGCACCTGTGCCGCATCCGTCGCGGCCAGGGCGACATGGCAGAGGCGCGCCGCCACGCCCAGGCGGCCGTGGACATAGAGCCCAACAACCAGATCAACCTGGCGACCCTGGCCAATATCCTGGTGGCGCAGAGCGATTGGGCGGCGGGCCGCGAGGTGCTGCAGAAGGCGGTCGACCTGTACCCCGGGGTGGACTTGTTCCGGCGCTTCCTGACCCTGTGCGAAGCCCGCCTCGCCGAGGCCCGGCGGGCCGCGGCCGCTGTCCCGCCGCCAGCGCAGGGACCGGCGCAGGCGCTGCGTGCCACCGAGAAGAAGACAAAGTCAAAGGGCCGCCGCAAATGA
- a CDS encoding class I SAM-dependent methyltransferase → MVEAESRMPLGKPVTIQRKPVVTAGGLKSTDVLAMHKVPLFSVEGFNLSGPLLTIGGMHLPPGGDPFAFKITGQPGVAFTVKHPIVKPAVRDWYWYWPNAAWCGFQIAIDLVATTAVGPDFEFTLESPGLSPERVAQQLNKIWIPKDLSVFQNFPTGDKLTRVHTFDNISRVGIGGYTDFKRLTAIAEYYGAKLKDSAVLDWGCGHGRVIRNFQQQGTVREAWGVDIDRENVAWMRKHLPGVNGSHVPLMPPTDLPKKHFGMIYAISVMTHLKHEVQEAWLKELKRIAAPGCIVMLTFAGKGSASFASRFLKKDWLERWQASEFDDSLPSNDLVGKIDDPSYYTNTKQTPDNVREFWGKHFEILDIHECAFGYQDLAVMRAK, encoded by the coding sequence GTGGTCGAGGCGGAAAGCCGCATGCCGCTGGGCAAGCCGGTGACGATCCAGCGCAAGCCCGTGGTGACCGCCGGCGGCCTGAAGTCCACCGATGTCCTGGCGATGCACAAGGTGCCGCTGTTCTCGGTCGAGGGCTTCAACCTCAGCGGCCCCCTGCTCACCATCGGCGGCATGCACCTGCCGCCGGGCGGCGACCCCTTCGCCTTCAAGATCACCGGCCAGCCGGGCGTCGCCTTCACCGTCAAGCATCCGATCGTGAAGCCGGCCGTGCGCGACTGGTACTGGTACTGGCCCAACGCCGCCTGGTGCGGCTTCCAGATCGCCATCGACCTGGTCGCCACCACGGCCGTCGGCCCGGATTTCGAGTTCACCCTGGAATCGCCCGGCCTGAGCCCCGAGCGGGTGGCGCAGCAGCTCAACAAGATCTGGATCCCCAAGGACCTGAGCGTGTTCCAGAATTTCCCGACCGGCGACAAGTTGACCCGGGTGCATACCTTCGACAATATCTCGCGCGTGGGCATCGGCGGTTACACCGACTTCAAGCGCCTGACCGCGATCGCCGAATACTACGGCGCCAAGCTCAAGGATTCGGCGGTGCTGGACTGGGGCTGCGGCCATGGCCGGGTGATCCGCAACTTCCAGCAGCAGGGTACGGTGCGCGAGGCCTGGGGCGTCGACATCGACCGCGAGAACGTCGCCTGGATGCGCAAGCATCTGCCCGGCGTCAACGGCAGCCATGTGCCCCTGATGCCGCCAACCGACCTGCCCAAGAAGCATTTCGGCATGATCTATGCGATCTCGGTCATGACCCACCTCAAGCACGAGGTGCAGGAAGCCTGGCTGAAGGAACTCAAGCGTATCGCGGCGCCGGGCTGTATCGTCATGCTGACCTTCGCCGGCAAGGGCTCGGCGTCGTTCGCCTCGCGCTTCCTCAAGAAGGACTGGCTCGAGCGCTGGCAGGCCAGCGAGTTCGACGACTCGCTGCCCAGCAACGACCTGGTCGGCAAGATCGACGATCCCAGCTACTACACCAACACCAAGCAGACCCCGGACAATGTCCGGGAATTCTGGGGCAAGCACTTCGAGATCCTGGACATCCACGAATGCGCCTTCGGCTACCAGGATCTCGCGGTGATGCGCGCCAAGTAG
- a CDS encoding sulfotransferase family 2 domain-containing protein, with product MFISIHIPKTAGTSLGYLFDYGSGRRIMYDYKDDYSNALMDDPVYWRRHKPFIERQFDFIHGHFFYEKYAEVFPDALYVSCLRHPVDRIISQYNHMLGEKNHNDWMYRAMIENKMDPVDFAQVDTVHNAQALHLRGRAIEDYDFIFISEWLEKSFNAFKVRYHFRRADPYMPGTEANGKIPKMNTRKVGFEITQAMKEKIFAIAREDVEIYRRGSQYCERLIHEILVRA from the coding sequence ATGTTCATTTCGATTCACATCCCCAAGACGGCCGGCACGTCCTTGGGTTATCTGTTCGATTACGGTTCCGGCCGTCGTATCATGTACGATTACAAGGACGACTATTCCAACGCCCTGATGGACGATCCGGTCTATTGGCGCCGCCACAAGCCCTTCATCGAGCGGCAGTTCGATTTCATCCACGGCCATTTCTTCTACGAGAAGTATGCCGAGGTGTTTCCCGATGCCCTGTACGTGAGCTGCCTGCGCCATCCGGTCGACCGCATCATCTCGCAGTACAACCACATGCTGGGCGAGAAGAATCATAACGACTGGATGTACCGGGCGATGATCGAGAACAAGATGGACCCGGTCGACTTCGCCCAGGTCGATACCGTGCACAATGCCCAGGCCCTGCACCTGCGCGGCCGCGCCATCGAGGATTACGATTTCATCTTCATCTCGGAATGGCTGGAGAAGTCGTTCAACGCCTTCAAGGTGCGTTATCACTTCCGCCGCGCCGACCCCTACATGCCGGGGACCGAGGCGAACGGCAAGATCCCGAAGATGAATACCCGCAAGGTCGGCTTCGAGATAACCCAGGCGATGAAGGAGAAGATCTTTGCCATCGCGCGCGAGGATGTCGAAATCTACCGCCGGGGCAGCCAGTATTGCGAACGGCTGATTCACGAGATCCTGGTAAGGGCATAG
- a CDS encoding sulfotransferase family protein, with protein MALTETESSNANATRLESASLVCFVHIPKTAGTTFRRILSDPYDGAEIFPNDEEILNNRKGYPAFKVYDALTPSRRAALRLVAGHYRFAELQPRFPYAQFVTFLRDPIDRTLSEVLHLKRHVERFASSTEEEIVATLARGGGRFGLNAMSRYLALIYPFIRKPLSRQDVAVSAMRTIRDMAAIGIAERFDDSIALMTRTMGWHFGKSKKLTVTPQKLTKARRTELEAIIRPYLGIDQMVYDFACQEFARRLKQADTLPATPMNAAGFLKSEEDSTADDGNRWRKKLLLPRVASLPFGRPGQRSTATLKETGQRAPAEEEASGSRNTGIAVLNPEAMRPGEAAVYCVLGLPRGGTTMTAKLLQEAGVFMGVNMPVTAEDPDFAKLLKEETPDTRKFRDLVAKRHATYTKWGFKAPYRNHWSLLSSVENIRFVVVFRDMLSIANRNKISVDANLLASLRSNIFLQKTIVDFIGSCKRPALLFSYEKALLSPIDISKSLLDFVETPCSDEAMSALLAVIQPDEPKYVAAQDPKQHSTIIHVDVARRDRVAGWARRANGAPVSLAVELSGTIVGSVCADRPRQDLEKTFGGGGQYGFDLAIDTSQAPSSGAELVIRNTSDGSILYRKTLD; from the coding sequence ATGGCACTGACTGAAACCGAATCGAGCAACGCGAATGCGACCAGGCTGGAATCCGCCAGTTTGGTCTGCTTCGTCCACATACCAAAGACGGCCGGTACCACGTTCCGAAGGATTCTGAGCGATCCTTACGATGGCGCGGAAATCTTTCCCAATGACGAAGAGATACTGAACAACCGCAAAGGCTACCCTGCCTTTAAAGTATACGATGCCCTAACGCCGTCGCGACGAGCCGCACTACGCCTCGTCGCCGGACACTATCGCTTTGCTGAATTGCAGCCGCGGTTCCCTTACGCCCAATTTGTTACATTCCTGCGAGATCCGATCGACCGCACCCTTTCAGAAGTGCTGCACCTAAAGCGTCACGTCGAACGCTTTGCCTCATCGACCGAAGAAGAGATAGTTGCCACGCTTGCGCGGGGTGGTGGCCGATTTGGCTTGAACGCCATGAGCCGATATCTGGCACTGATCTACCCGTTCATCCGCAAGCCATTGAGCCGACAGGATGTTGCGGTCAGTGCGATGCGAACCATCCGCGACATGGCCGCGATTGGGATTGCTGAAAGGTTTGACGATTCAATCGCACTCATGACGCGCACTATGGGTTGGCATTTCGGCAAATCCAAGAAGCTGACGGTAACGCCGCAGAAACTGACCAAAGCGCGCCGGACCGAACTTGAGGCGATTATTCGGCCTTACCTGGGCATCGACCAGATGGTTTACGACTTCGCTTGCCAGGAATTTGCCAGGCGCCTGAAGCAGGCGGATACGCTGCCCGCCACGCCGATGAATGCCGCCGGATTCTTGAAGTCGGAAGAGGATAGCACAGCCGACGATGGCAATCGCTGGCGCAAGAAGCTGCTCCTGCCGCGGGTTGCCTCTTTGCCTTTTGGTCGACCGGGGCAGCGAAGCACTGCGACGCTAAAGGAAACCGGGCAAAGGGCGCCAGCGGAAGAAGAAGCTTCCGGTAGCAGGAATACCGGCATTGCCGTCCTGAATCCGGAGGCGATGCGCCCCGGTGAGGCGGCCGTCTATTGTGTATTGGGCCTTCCCCGTGGCGGCACGACCATGACTGCAAAGCTCCTGCAGGAAGCTGGCGTGTTTATGGGAGTGAACATGCCGGTAACCGCCGAAGATCCCGACTTCGCCAAATTGCTGAAAGAGGAAACACCGGACACTCGGAAATTTCGCGATTTGGTGGCGAAGCGCCACGCAACCTACACGAAATGGGGATTCAAGGCTCCTTACAGAAATCATTGGAGTTTGTTGTCGAGTGTCGAGAACATCCGGTTTGTTGTTGTTTTCAGAGACATGCTGTCAATCGCCAATCGAAATAAAATTTCTGTAGACGCAAATTTGCTGGCGAGTCTGCGTTCTAATATTTTCCTTCAAAAGACGATCGTAGATTTTATAGGGTCGTGCAAGAGACCTGCTCTTCTATTCTCCTATGAAAAAGCTCTTTTATCCCCTATTGATATTTCCAAGTCCCTCTTGGATTTCGTCGAAACTCCTTGCTCAGACGAGGCAATGTCCGCTTTGCTGGCGGTTATCCAGCCAGACGAGCCTAAGTATGTTGCGGCGCAGGACCCAAAGCAGCACAGCACCATCATCCACGTCGACGTTGCGCGCCGAGACAGGGTCGCAGGCTGGGCGCGACGGGCCAACGGCGCCCCTGTCTCGTTGGCGGTCGAACTCAGTGGAACGATAGTCGGCAGCGTGTGCGCCGACAGACCCCGACAGGATCTCGAAAAGACCTTTGGTGGCGGTGGCCAGTACGGCTTTGACCTCGCCATTGATACCAGCCAAGCGCCATCTTCGGGCGCGGAACTTGTCATACGCAATACGAGCGACGGGTCCATTCTCTATCGTAAGACGCTCGACTAG
- a CDS encoding sulfotransferase family 2 domain-containing protein yields MAKIVFETKKVAAAVPQRLPAWLPEAVANDPYNGLNPPLIDFDRKMVLSWSAKSACTHVLIWFLVKNGLLHAANYYNPWPHEFRQDVIAKSKVFLGARNDAIANPQKYSFIRFMRDPVARLSSALRHMLRARYNEGELSIALGRKFSVETGLTVREFISYMQQVNLKNTNPHHASQVNKVDYMNGYGRKIFVKLDEPGRGIGEKINVIEAELKQLVTDFSKITKLDWVKQTHYQDDSSEGTQEITLDTVLAHQDGLRWPSTKLTEFMRSRPEMLELLAEDIHLYQNPDEFGFTMVV; encoded by the coding sequence ATGGCGAAGATAGTTTTTGAAACCAAGAAGGTTGCGGCGGCGGTCCCGCAGCGTCTCCCGGCGTGGTTGCCCGAGGCCGTGGCGAACGATCCCTACAACGGCCTCAACCCGCCGCTGATCGATTTCGACCGCAAGATGGTCCTGTCATGGTCGGCAAAATCCGCTTGCACCCATGTCCTGATCTGGTTCCTGGTCAAGAACGGCCTGCTGCACGCAGCGAACTATTACAACCCCTGGCCCCATGAGTTCCGCCAGGATGTGATCGCAAAATCGAAGGTGTTCCTGGGCGCCCGCAACGACGCGATCGCCAACCCGCAGAAATATTCCTTCATCCGCTTCATGCGCGACCCCGTCGCCCGGCTGTCATCGGCGCTGCGGCACATGCTGCGCGCCCGCTACAATGAGGGCGAGCTGTCGATCGCCCTGGGGCGAAAATTTTCCGTGGAGACCGGGCTGACCGTTCGGGAGTTCATCAGTTACATGCAGCAGGTGAACCTGAAGAACACCAATCCCCACCACGCGAGCCAGGTCAACAAGGTCGACTATATGAATGGCTACGGCCGGAAGATCTTCGTCAAGCTCGATGAACCGGGCCGCGGCATCGGCGAGAAGATCAACGTCATCGAGGCCGAGTTGAAGCAGCTCGTCACCGATTTCTCCAAGATCACGAAGCTCGACTGGGTGAAGCAGACCCACTACCAGGACGATTCCAGCGAAGGCACGCAGGAGATCACCCTGGATACGGTGCTCGCCCACCAGGACGGGTTGCGCTGGCCCAGCACGAAGTTGACCGAATTCATGCGGTCGCGGCCGGAGATGCTGGAACTCCTCGCCGAGGACATCCACCTCTACCAGAACCCGGACGAGTTCGGCTTCACCATGGTCGTCTGA
- a CDS encoding alginate O-acetyltransferase AlgX-related protein, which produces MTDDLEGGQITAFEGKRGWLFLGTFDGFDAMSLYTDETTVPDRVFARWARAFERRRRWFDQRGIALVTLIVPEACLVYADLLPDAIRLTQATPMRRLSERLDKAAATDVIYPLQALIDGRAERETFQQVDSHWTDWGAYLGYRAVMEAVRRHLPAARLIEPKDVTWRQRKTFGALGAIMTPERSCKVPVASLTRPRAKEISEMATEQRHKLTTVVNPAGGPTAIVFRDSFATAMAPFLSESFGRTIYVSSPNTIYYDLIEQVKPDVVIFERTERALANPPIEPDLQDARAHFADLELGNDNALLAQRQSRAFLRAGKAKDAKDMSDRALDLAEPKAPGLGRALLHRARIFRALGNDDAAAECLRHAIALEPDAAMPVMLAGELDRARGRMEPALALLRRSTALEPGVPKYWEALGGALLEGEDAAGAQACFERALTLDPDRIEAHLLMSKVRRGQGDLAGARRHAELAVEIDASSSFTVSNLASVMIAQEDWAAARDLLAAAVPRFPQAPAFKSYLALCETRLGERAKAHAKTGS; this is translated from the coding sequence ATGACCGACGACCTCGAAGGCGGCCAGATCACGGCATTCGAAGGCAAGCGCGGCTGGCTGTTCCTGGGGACATTCGACGGCTTCGACGCGATGTCGCTCTATACCGACGAGACGACGGTGCCCGACCGGGTATTCGCCCGCTGGGCGCGGGCCTTCGAGCGCCGGCGCCGGTGGTTCGACCAGCGCGGCATCGCCCTGGTAACCTTGATCGTACCGGAGGCCTGCCTGGTCTATGCCGACCTGCTGCCGGATGCGATACGCCTGACCCAGGCCACGCCCATGCGCCGCCTGTCCGAGCGCCTGGACAAGGCGGCCGCCACCGACGTGATCTATCCGCTGCAAGCCCTGATCGACGGCCGCGCCGAGCGCGAGACCTTCCAGCAGGTCGACAGCCACTGGACCGACTGGGGCGCCTATCTCGGCTATCGGGCCGTGATGGAAGCGGTGCGCCGGCACCTGCCCGCAGCCCGCCTGATCGAGCCCAAGGACGTGACCTGGCGCCAGCGCAAGACCTTCGGCGCGCTGGGCGCGATCATGACACCGGAGCGTTCGTGCAAGGTCCCGGTCGCCAGCCTGACCCGCCCCCGGGCGAAAGAAATCAGCGAGATGGCGACCGAACAGCGCCACAAGCTGACCACTGTGGTCAACCCGGCCGGCGGGCCGACAGCCATTGTCTTCCGCGATTCATTTGCCACCGCTATGGCGCCATTTCTGTCAGAATCCTTTGGCCGAACCATTTACGTCTCCAGCCCCAATACGATCTATTATGACCTGATCGAGCAGGTGAAGCCCGACGTGGTGATTTTCGAACGTACCGAACGGGCCCTGGCAAACCCGCCGATCGAACCGGATTTGCAGGATGCCCGCGCACATTTCGCCGATCTTGAACTGGGCAACGACAACGCCCTGTTGGCCCAGCGGCAAAGCCGCGCCTTCCTGCGCGCGGGCAAGGCCAAGGATGCCAAGGACATGTCCGACCGGGCCCTGGACCTGGCCGAGCCCAAGGCCCCGGGCCTGGGGCGGGCCCTGCTGCACCGGGCGCGGATCTTCCGGGCGCTGGGCAATGACGACGCCGCGGCCGAATGCCTGCGCCATGCCATCGCGCTGGAGCCGGATGCGGCCATGCCCGTGATGCTGGCCGGCGAGCTGGACCGGGCCAGGGGCCGGATGGAACCGGCCCTGGCCTTGCTGCGCCGCAGCACCGCGCTGGAGCCGGGCGTGCCCAAATATTGGGAAGCCCTGGGCGGCGCCCTGCTGGAGGGCGAGGATGCCGCCGGCGCCCAGGCCTGTTTCGAGCGGGCGCTGACGCTCGACCCCGACCGCATCGAGGCCCACCTGCTGATGAGCAAGGTGCGCCGCGGCCAGGGCGACCTGGCAGGTGCCAGGCGCCACGCCGAACTCGCGGTCGAGATCGATGCCAGTTCGTCCTTCACCGTCAGCAACCTGGCCAGCGTCATGATCGCCCAGGAAGACTGGGCCGCGGCGCGCGACCTGCTTGCCGCGGCGGTGCCGCGCTTCCCGCAGGCGCCGGCCTTCAAATCCTATCTCGCCTTGTGCGAGACGCGCCTGGGCGAACGGGCAAAGGCACACGCCAAAACCGGCTCTTGA